From the genome of Hydrogenophilus thermoluteolus, one region includes:
- a CDS encoding DNA internalization-related competence protein ComEC/Rec2: MPIVALAVGFLVGAIAWHHTPTFPTGALTWGACALGFVLVVWALRSGVLTPHDGTGACASSTGRLGWLGLWVGAALIAWGSTAERSRSFFDDTPPESWFTSRTLPVTLTVLERIPLAGGPPRAIVAVLSDGTERHRARLTLPDNIPKGDWLPGSRYRATVRLRPIRANVQPGAFDSEWWAFRHHLHAWGTLISATPLEDDPGWVDAFARLRIHLAERLEQLTPRHGAWLRALALGDRSSFDDTTWQLVQRTGTAHLVAISGMHVTLVAWLLGGIVQRLWQRAHRATLWLAAPRVGWLVAIAVAWGYTLLAGLGIPAVRAALMLTIAGFAMLHARRIPATSILATALVAVLIWDPWAVGDAGFWLSFVAVALLILLGRTETDLPDTEEIHTRADSLGQRLRAATRSFVTLQLTLTLALAPLTVLFFGQAALVGAVANFFAIPLIAYAATPLALLLLIVPSPFLGQLFDGLIERTLDLLIWASHLPAAVLTAPEIPTGLWWVAASILLLALFLPRGIAPRLLALPALLLLFSPAPQRPETGAAQITVLDVGQGQAILITTAHHALLYDTGPAWNRWDSGRTLVHPFLQRSGITRLDAVVLSHFDRDHTGGFAAVAQTLPIAAVWYGAPPDQPPPDEIAPLLERLAARPCLRGTEWEWDGVQFAFLWPTDTPRQKALSDNGASCVLRVTSRAGTRFLVSGDLGAREEEQLLAMEPQLASDVVVAGHHGSHTSSSPSWVTALNPRYALVSVGAFNRFGHPRCDVLERWRTHGATILRTDRDGALTLTLPASGNAIPVRTARSENARYWHRPLPAFAECGDSRKR; encoded by the coding sequence ATGCCGATCGTTGCCCTTGCCGTCGGTTTTCTCGTTGGCGCGATCGCATGGCACCATACACCTACCTTCCCCACCGGAGCCCTCACCTGGGGTGCGTGCGCGCTGGGCTTCGTTCTTGTCGTATGGGCGCTGCGAAGCGGAGTGCTCACGCCACACGACGGAACAGGGGCGTGCGCCAGCAGCACCGGACGCCTGGGATGGCTGGGGTTATGGGTTGGCGCGGCACTCATCGCATGGGGAAGCACCGCTGAGCGCAGTCGCTCTTTTTTTGACGACACGCCACCGGAATCTTGGTTCACCAGCCGAACGCTACCGGTCACGCTCACGGTCTTGGAGCGGATTCCCCTGGCTGGCGGGCCACCGCGCGCGATCGTCGCTGTATTATCCGATGGTACAGAGCGCCATCGCGCCCGCCTCACCCTACCGGACAACATACCAAAGGGCGATTGGTTGCCCGGCTCGCGGTACCGCGCAACCGTGCGGCTGCGGCCGATTCGCGCAAACGTTCAGCCTGGCGCGTTCGACAGCGAATGGTGGGCCTTTCGCCACCACCTCCACGCTTGGGGCACGCTCATCAGCGCCACCCCACTGGAGGACGACCCCGGTTGGGTCGATGCGTTTGCTCGCTTGCGAATCCATCTGGCAGAGCGCCTCGAGCAATTGACCCCACGGCACGGGGCGTGGCTGCGCGCGTTGGCGCTGGGCGATCGTTCGAGTTTCGACGATACCACGTGGCAGTTGGTGCAACGGACCGGAACCGCCCACCTCGTGGCGATTTCGGGGATGCATGTCACGCTGGTGGCGTGGCTCTTGGGCGGCATTGTTCAGCGCCTATGGCAACGCGCCCACCGCGCCACGCTGTGGCTGGCCGCGCCGCGCGTCGGCTGGTTGGTCGCGATCGCCGTAGCCTGGGGCTACACCCTCCTTGCCGGATTGGGCATTCCCGCGGTACGCGCGGCACTCATGCTCACCATCGCCGGCTTCGCGATGCTCCATGCGCGGCGCATACCCGCCACGAGCATTTTGGCGACGGCGTTGGTCGCTGTCCTCATATGGGATCCTTGGGCGGTAGGGGATGCCGGTTTTTGGCTCTCGTTCGTTGCGGTTGCGCTATTGATCCTGCTTGGGCGCACGGAAACGGACCTTCCCGACACGGAGGAGATCCACACACGCGCGGACTCCCTCGGGCAGCGTCTCCGTGCAGCAACCCGGTCGTTCGTGACCCTCCAATTGACACTGACCTTGGCGCTCGCCCCGCTCACTGTGCTCTTCTTCGGGCAAGCCGCACTGGTCGGGGCCGTTGCCAACTTCTTTGCGATCCCGCTCATCGCCTACGCGGCAACACCCCTGGCGCTCCTGCTCCTGATCGTGCCTTCTCCCTTTTTGGGGCAGCTCTTCGATGGTCTGATCGAACGAACACTCGATCTCCTGATCTGGGCCAGCCACCTCCCGGCAGCGGTACTGACCGCGCCCGAAATCCCCACCGGTCTCTGGTGGGTTGCCGCAAGCATCCTGCTGCTTGCGCTCTTTCTGCCCCGGGGGATTGCACCGCGCCTGCTGGCCCTGCCAGCACTGCTGTTGCTCTTTTCCCCTGCGCCGCAACGCCCCGAAACGGGCGCTGCGCAGATTACGGTACTCGACGTCGGTCAAGGGCAAGCGATTCTCATCACCACCGCTCACCACGCGCTCCTTTACGACACCGGCCCAGCGTGGAACCGATGGGACAGTGGGCGCACGCTCGTACACCCCTTTTTGCAGCGAAGCGGCATCACGCGGCTCGATGCGGTCGTGCTTTCCCATTTCGACCGCGACCACACGGGCGGTTTTGCCGCGGTGGCGCAAACGCTTCCCATTGCCGCAGTCTGGTACGGCGCGCCACCCGATCAGCCTCCGCCCGATGAGATCGCACCGCTCCTCGAGCGGCTTGCGGCCCGCCCGTGTCTGCGTGGAACCGAATGGGAATGGGATGGCGTGCAGTTCGCGTTCCTTTGGCCAACGGACACGCCGCGTCAGAAAGCGCTGAGCGACAACGGAGCGTCGTGTGTGTTGCGCGTCACGAGCCGGGCCGGCACCCGTTTTCTGGTGAGTGGCGACCTAGGGGCACGCGAAGAGGAGCAGCTGCTTGCAATGGAACCGCAGCTCGCAAGCGACGTCGTGGTCGCTGGGCACCACGGAAGCCACACCTCGTCGTCACCCTCGTGGGTGACCGCGCTCAACCCGCGCTATGCGCTCGTGAGCGTCGGTGCGTTCAACCGGTTCGGCCATCCCCGCTGCGACGTTTTGGAACGCTGGCGCACGCACGGCGCGACGATACTGCGCACCGACCGCGACGGAGCGCTCACCCTGACACTTCCGGCAAGCGGCAACGCAATCCCAGTGCGCACCGCACGCAGCGAGAACGCGCGCTACTGGCATCGCCCCCTTCCGGCATTCGCCGAATGTGGTGACAGCCGAAAACGGTGA
- a CDS encoding alpha/beta fold hydrolase: MIYYEWGAPDNPEVVFCVHGLTRTGRDFDALAAHLSRRYRVICPDVVGRGLSDWLPNKSEYAIPRYVSDLNTLIQKIRPQKLYWVGTSMGGLIAMAIAAQPTSPIAKLVLNDVGAVLSQASLQRIGAYVGAEPQFATFDDAVQYVRTVSAPFGPLSEAQWRHLTWHAVRQELGGRWVLRYDPGIAVPFRIAFPAQDMALWELYDAIRCPTLLVRGAESDLLTRDVAEAMTRRGPRARLRFDRGSPRWRRLDNGTPIGANGTTGGTAHARQGNAR, encoded by the coding sequence ATGATCTACTACGAATGGGGCGCGCCCGACAATCCCGAAGTCGTCTTTTGCGTTCATGGTTTGACGCGAACCGGGCGTGATTTCGACGCGCTTGCTGCCCATTTGAGTCGCCGCTATCGGGTGATCTGTCCCGACGTCGTCGGGCGCGGACTCTCGGACTGGCTCCCCAACAAGAGCGAATATGCGATCCCGCGCTACGTGAGCGATCTCAATACGCTCATTCAGAAAATCCGACCCCAGAAACTCTACTGGGTGGGTACTTCGATGGGCGGGTTGATCGCAATGGCAATCGCTGCGCAACCTACTTCACCGATCGCAAAACTGGTGTTGAACGATGTTGGTGCCGTGCTCAGTCAAGCGTCGTTACAACGGATCGGCGCGTACGTCGGCGCCGAGCCGCAATTTGCCACGTTCGACGATGCCGTTCAGTACGTACGTACCGTCAGTGCCCCGTTCGGCCCACTCAGCGAAGCCCAATGGCGCCACCTGACGTGGCACGCCGTCCGACAGGAGCTGGGCGGGCGATGGGTGTTGCGCTACGACCCGGGAATCGCCGTCCCGTTTCGCATCGCGTTCCCTGCACAGGATATGGCGCTGTGGGAACTCTACGACGCGATCCGCTGCCCGACGCTGCTGGTGCGTGGTGCCGAATCGGACCTCTTGACGCGGGACGTCGCCGAAGCGATGACGCGCCGCGGCCCGCGCGCGCGACTTCGCTTCGATCGCGGGAGCCCCCGTTGGCGTAGGCTCGACAACGGCACCCCCATCGGGGCGAACGGCACAACGGGCGGAACAGCCCACGCACGACAAGGCAACGCCCGGTGA